In Synechococcales cyanobacterium CNB, the genomic stretch GACGGGTGCGAAGCGGGAGTTGATCGAGCGTGTGTGCGCGGGGCTGGCGAGGGTGCCCGAGGGCTTCCGGGTGAACCCGAAGCTGAAGCGGCTGCTGGAGTCGCGAGCGCAGCTGCCGAAGACGGGTGAGATCAGTTACGCGGACGCGGAGTCGCTGGCGTTTGGTACGCTGCTGCTTGAGGGCGTGGCGATCCGTTTGAGCGGGCAGGACAGCCGGCGGGGGACGTTCAGCCACCGGCACGCTGTTCTGCGTGACTTCGAGACGGCCGAGCCGTACACGCCGCTGAACAACATGCTCCCGCTGTGGGAGCCTGGAGCGGGCGAGCCGTTCGCGCTCGGGAAGCAGCAGGCGCGGTTCTGCGTGTACGACAGCCCGCTGTCCGAGGTGTCGGTGATGGGTTTCGACTACGGGTACTCGCTCGCGGACCCGAACATGCTGGTGATCTGGGAGGCGCAGTTCGGGGACTTCGCGAACGGGGCGCAGGTGATCATCGACCAGTTCCTGGCGTCGGCGGAGAGCAAGTGGGAGCGGTGGTCGGGGCTGGTGCTGCTGCTTCCGCACGGGTACGAGGGAGCGGGTCCGGAGCATTCGTCGGCGCGTGTGGAGCGTTTCCTGACGCTGTGCGCGGGCGGGAACATGCAGGTCGTGTACCCATCGACGGCGGCGCAGATATTCCATCTGCTGCGTCGGCAGGTGAAGCGTGCGTTCCGCAAGCCGCTGGTGGTGCTGACGCCGAAGAGCCTGCTGCGCAAGGTGACGAGCACGATCGACGAGTTGGAGCGTGGTCGGTTCCTGGAGGTGATCGACGACCCGGCGTTCGAGGGGCCGAAGGCGGCGGACCGCAAGGGCGTGACGCGTGTGATCCTTTGCACCGGGAAGTTCTATTTCGAGTTGGAGGAGCGTCGTCGTGAGCTTGGTCGGACGGACATCGCGCTCGTTCGGCTTGAGCAGTTCTACCCGTTCCACCGGGACATGCTGAAGGGCATCCTGGACCGCTACCCGGCATCGGCGGAGGTGGCGTGGGCGCAGGAAGAGCCCCGGAACGCGGGGGCGGCGATGTTCGTGATGGATCGGCTGCGCGAGGAGCTGGGGATCACGGCGAAGTACCTCGGGCGTGAGGCCAGCCCGACGCCTGCGGTCGGCTCGAAGCGGATTCACGCGGTCGAGCAGGAGTCGATACTTTCGCGTGCGGTGGGGCCGAGGCCCGTGGAGAAATCGGGGGATGCGCCGCCGGCGCAGACGAAGCCCGTCGCCGCCGGTGCATGACGCCCGGGCTGGGAGCCTCTACGCTCAAGACCCCGTCGAGACAGGGACGATCCTCATGCCGGTGGATATCGTGATTCCGAACGTTGGCGAGTCGGTGACGAGCGGCGTGATCGCGTCGTGGCGTCGTGCGGAGGGGGACTTCGTGCAGCGCGACGAGCCTGTGCTGGACCTCGAGACGGACAAGATCACGATGGAGGTGACGGCTCCGGCGTCGGGCGTGCTGCACCACGCGGCGAAGGAGGGCGATGAGGTCGGGATCGGCGCGGTGGTGGGTACGGTGGATGAATCGGCCAAGCCGGCGGGGGGGAAGCCGGAGCCGGCCGAGGCGCCGAAGGCGGCATCGAAACCTGTGGAGGCGAAAGCGGAAGCGCCGAAGTCCGGGGCGGCCGCGCCGGTGGCGGTTCCTCCGGAACGCCCTCGCACGACGCCGCTGGCGGAGAAGATGGCGGAGGAGTTGGGGGTCGATCTGTCGCGCATCGTCGGGACTGGCGCTGGCGGGCGCATCCGCGAGCAGGACGTGCTTGCGGCGGTGCAGTCGCGAGGGCCTGGTGTGGCTTCGGGTGTGGCGTCCGGGGCGGCCCCCTCGGGCGGGGAGGCGTCGCGCGTGGTGTCGCGTGAGCGGATGAGTCCGCTGCGGCAGCGGATCGCGGCGCGGCTGGTGGAGGCGCAGCACACGGCGGCGATGCTGACGACCTTCAACGAGTGCGACATGACGGCTGTCATGGAGCTCCGCAAGCGGTACAAGGAGTCGTTCGAGAAGAAGCACGGGGTTGGGCTGGGGTTCATGTCGTTCTTCGTTCGTGCGGCGGTGAGCGCGCTGCGGGCGTTCCCGCTGGTGAACGCGTCGATCGTGACGGATGAGGAGGGCAGGCCCGCGATCGAGAAGCACGACTACTGCGACATCGCGCTGGCTGTCGCCAGCCCGAAGGGCCTGGTGGTGCCGGTGGTTCGGAACGCGGAGCGGCTTTCGTTCGCGGAGATCGAGGCGAAGGTGAAGGACTTCGCGGTCCGGGCACGGGACGGGAAGCTCGAGCTGAGCGAGTTGCAGGGAGGGACGTTCACGATCACGAACGGTGGGGTGTTCGGGAGCCTGCTCTCGACGCCGATCCTGAACCCGCCGCAGTCGGCGATTCTCGGGATGCACGCCATACGGAACCGTCCGGTGGAGCACCCGGAGCGTCCGGGTGAGATCGCGCTGCGTCCGATGATGTACCTCGCGTTGAGTTACGACCACCGGATCGTGGACGGCGCGGAGGCGGTGTCGTTCCTGGTGCGTATCCGTGAGGGGATCGAGCGTCCTGAGCGGCTGATGCTGGACCTGTGAAGTCAGGCGTGGTTGGGGGCGATGCGGTCGAGCAGGCCGTGGCAGGATCGCGTGAGCATGTCATAGACGTGCTGGAAGCCGTCGGGGCCGCCGTAGTAGGGGTCGGGGACGTCGAGTTCGCATTCCGGCGCGCCGTGGAGCGAGGGGTCGAAGGAGCGCACGAGGCGGACGCGGGTTTCGGGCGCGCCGGCGTCGAGGAGATGGTCGCGGTTCGAGCGGTCCATGGGGAGGATGAGTTCGAAGCGCTGGAAGTCGGTGCGGGGGTCGAGCCGGCGTGCGATGGAGACGAGTTTGACACCGTTGGCGCGGGCGACGGCTGCGGCGCGTGCGTCGGGGCGTTCGCCGACGTGCCACGCGCCGGTGCCGCAGGAATCGACCTCGAATCGGTCGCGCAGGCCGCGTGCATGAGCGAGGTGGAGGAAGATGCCCTCGGCGAGCGGGGATCGGCAGATGTTGCCGAGGCAGACGAAGAGGAGCGAGCGTGGCGGCGTTTCGTGGTTCGCGCTCATGCGGCGGCCTCCTCGCGTGCGTCGTGGTTCCGACCGCGCCAGGCGAGATCGAGTGTGCGTGCGTAGTCCGATCGCTCAACGAGTTCGCGGGCGTGGCGGCGCACGGCGTCGGAGAGCGCGGCGAGTCGGGGACGGTCACCGGTGAGCCGGAGGAGGGCGCCGGCGATGGCGTTTGCCGAGCCGAGCGCGGCGGCGCAGTGGTCGCGTGCTTCGTCGGGGTAGAGCGGTTCCTGCACGATGCGTGTCGCGGCGACGACGGGAACACCCGTGGCGTGCGCGGCGGCGATGAGTGCGGCGGGCGGCGGAGCGTGCGTGTCGGTGGGACGGGCGACGACGGCGGCCGCGTCGCACGCGGCGATGAGCGAGGGGATGGCGCGCCTGGTCACGAGCAGTCGCCAGTTGATCTGCGCGCGGGCGTGGAAGCGGCGCGCGCGTGGGAGCGAGGCGGATCGGGCGTCCACGAGACCGCAGATGGTCGTGCCGGCGATGTCGAGGAGGCCGACCAGAAAGATGAACTGGCGAGCGTCGCCCGCCGAGGGCGGGTCCGCGAGGAGTGCGACGGCGAAGTCGTGCTCGTCGAGTTCGAGGGCGATCCGGGCGGAGGCGCGATCGGTTCGCGAGTCGCTGTCTGCGGCGGCGGCGGCGAGGACGTGCGCTGAGGGGAGGGGGAGGATTCGGGCCGTCGGGCCGCAGGCACGGCGTGCGGTGGTCTCGATGCCCTTGGTCCAACACTGCACGGCGTCGAATGGGCCGCGGTCGCGGACGAAGCGTCGAAGGCCGCTGAGGGCGAGCGCGGTTCTGCCGAGCGGCGCGACGATGCGGTCTGGGGTGGGGAGTCCGAGGTCGGCGGCGCGGGTTTCGGCCTCGCCCGCGCCGAGGATGCAGACGGTGTGGGCGTGATCGGGAGTGCGTCGGAGCGCGGCGGCGCAGGCGAGCGTGGCACCGTCCAGCCCCGGTCCGGTGGGGGGAGGAGCGAGGAGGTGGAGCACGCGCCGTTGGCGTTCGGCCGGGTTCACCGCGCTGCCCGTTCGTCCGAGACGGTGGTCTTCTCGTGGGAGAAGAAGGTCTGCGCGAGGCGTGTACCGACGAGTTTGGCGAACTGCTCCTGGGCCTCGCGGATGCGAGCGGCCTCGACGGGGGCGGTCCCCTGTCGCTGAGGGGCGGTGACGAGGAGTTCGTAGCCCTGGTCGTCCTCGGGCCAGAGCCTTTTCTCGGTTGGGACGTCGATGACCTTCACGCGGAGTCGGGCGGTGGGGAGGTAGGACTGGCCGTCGGGCGAGAGCGTGAACTCCTCGACGGCGGCGTAGACGACGACCTCGGCGTTGACGGCCTTGCCGACCTCGGTAACAGGGACGAGTTGTCCGGTCCTGGACTGGCGCGAGGCGGTGATGGCGGCGCGTGCGTCGCGCAGGTCTCGCACGACGCCCTTGTCCACGAGGGTCTGCTCGGCCTGGGTGGCGATGGCGAGCCGCAGGTCGCTGCGCGGGAGCCTGGCGCCGATGTCATCGATGAGGATGACGGTCGGCCTGTCGCGCTCGAGCGTGTGTGCAGCGGGGGTCTTGGGCGGGCCGTGCGCGATCATGAAGACGGGAGCGACGATGTTGCACGCGGCGAGCGCGCAGGGCATCGACGCGAGGATGCACGCGAACAGCCCGCTGGCGAGGAGACGGGGCCTAGTAGGTGATGACGTTCGGTTCCTTGTGGTCATAGAACAGCCAGGTCGCTCGATCGACGAATCGTTTGACGAGTGCTGAGGCGACGAGCGTGCCGGAGACGCCGTGGACGCCCTGCCCCTCGGAGTCGGGGAACTGGACGCGGATTTCGCGTCTGAAGACCTCGAAGTCGGGGTTGTTTGAATCGGCCTCGTAGACGGTGAGCGCGCCCCAGCCCAGCCCGTTCCACTGGTAGGGGTTGCCCGGCTCCCGGACGCGGTACTCGATGAGTTCGACGCGGACGAGGCGGTCGACGCCGAGTTCGGCCATGAGGCGTGAAGGTTCCCACGCGGTCCAGGTGGGGTCGCTGTTGAGGAAGGGCAGGGCCTGTGATGCTGGGACATAGTGCGTTGCGCCGACGCCGTTTGCGGGGTCTGCAAGGCGGGCGGTGATGCGCTCCATGAGTGTCGGGACGATTCCCGGGAAGTCCGCCTGGACGGAGCGATCGGCGATGACGACGACGGCGAAGGACTTGCCCTGCAGGCCGCGGTACTGGGCGGGGACGTTTGTGGAGCCTGCCCGGTGGGCCGACTCTGCCATGCCTCCGATCAGGGGGGCGACCATGCACCCGCTCATGCCTGCGGCGGTGACGAGGGCCGCGAGGGAGGCGCGTGCCGCTTTCCATCGCGTCCGCCATGTCAGGCGTGTCGTCATCGTGAGACCTCCTGAGGAGCCTGGCGCGGCAGGGCGTGGCGGCCGTCCCTGCTTGCGGGACGCGACGGGAAGCCTATCCCGTCCGCCAGACGGCAGCCTTGTAGGCCCATGCCGCGAGCAGGACGGCAACGCCCCAGCCCGTCGTGTGTGGAGTCACCATCCTGCCATAGGTCCGCCCGAGCCGCGAGCCGGTTGCCGCGACGTGGAGGAAGCCCCAGAAGAGTGCGGCGAGGAGGATTGCAGCGAGGGCGCCCGCCGGCTGTGTGAGAAAGGCCTGGAAGAAGCGTCCGTGTGCGGCGAGGCTGACGGCGGTGGTCATGCCGCAGGTGGCGCATGGCCAGTCGAGGGCCTGCGCCCAGGGGCATGGCGGGAGGCCGAGTTGTGTGTGCGTGCCGTGGCCGTCGGGGTCGGGGGTAGCCGATGCTGCGGCGACGAGGACGGCGAGTGAGGCGGCGGAAACGGCGGTCGCACCGATTCGCTCACCGATGCCGACGCGAGCGGCGGAGGGCTGGGTGTTGGTCGTGGGGGGGGCTTCGCGGTCGTCGCTCACGCGCGAGTGTAGGGTCGCGGGTCGTGCTCACGCGGAGAGTCGAAGTTCCGAGGCCTCGGGTTTCGCCGGTTCGTCGGCGAGGAGGACGGAGCCGCCCGTCGGGCGTGCGATGGTCGTGCGATGCTCGTCGAGTCGTCGCAGGCGGTCGGCCATGAGGAGGACGTCCTGCGGTCGTGTTGCGCGGGCGAGGACATCGCGGACGAGAAGGACGCGGATGCCGACGGCGGCGGGTTCGGCGTGCGTGCCGTTCGCGGGCAGGTCCGGCGCGACGTGGCCGTCGTCGAGGAGGCACCAGAACTGTCGAGCGGTGCGGTCGAAGCGGTAGACGAGTCGGAGGAGGCGCATTTCGAGCGTGCCCTGGAGCGCGGTGACGAGGA encodes the following:
- the odhB gene encoding 2-oxoglutarate dehydrogenase complex dihydrolipoyllysine-residue succinyltransferase, producing MPVDIVIPNVGESVTSGVIASWRRAEGDFVQRDEPVLDLETDKITMEVTAPASGVLHHAAKEGDEVGIGAVVGTVDESAKPAGGKPEPAEAPKAASKPVEAKAEAPKSGAAAPVAVPPERPRTTPLAEKMAEELGVDLSRIVGTGAGGRIREQDVLAAVQSRGPGVASGVASGAAPSGGEASRVVSRERMSPLRQRIAARLVEAQHTAAMLTTFNECDMTAVMELRKRYKESFEKKHGVGLGFMSFFVRAAVSALRAFPLVNASIVTDEEGRPAIEKHDYCDIALAVASPKGLVVPVVRNAERLSFAEIEAKVKDFAVRARDGKLELSELQGGTFTITNGGVFGSLLSTPILNPPQSAILGMHAIRNRPVEHPERPGEIALRPMMYLALSYDHRIVDGAEAVSFLVRIREGIERPERLMLDL
- a CDS encoding DUF2752 domain-containing protein gives rise to the protein MSDDREAPPTTNTQPSAARVGIGERIGATAVSAASLAVLVAAASATPDPDGHGTHTQLGLPPCPWAQALDWPCATCGMTTAVSLAAHGRFFQAFLTQPAGALAAILLAALFWGFLHVAATGSRLGRTYGRMVTPHTTGWGVAVLLAAWAYKAAVWRTG
- a CDS encoding low molecular weight phosphotyrosine protein phosphatase; protein product: MSANHETPPRSLLFVCLGNICRSPLAEGIFLHLAHARGLRDRFEVDSCGTGAWHVGERPDARAAAVARANGVKLVSIARRLDPRTDFQRFELILPMDRSNRDHLLDAGAPETRVRLVRSFDPSLHGAPECELDVPDPYYGGPDGFQHVYDMLTRSCHGLLDRIAPNHA